One window from the genome of Paracoccus marcusii encodes:
- a CDS encoding hybrid sensor histidine kinase/response regulator, producing MMLRDDDPPDRQIAKLTRINAVLIDRIDRLEESRGSAWSMFQAAVALEQEVLARTRDLERAMADLSQRNRELAVARALAEEANRSKTRFLRAASHDLLQPLSAARLFLSALTDTPMDPHQTELTDRLGSAFESVEQLMHAVLDISRLDSQRIEFNRQPVPLDDLFRRLAAEFAPVAQAKGLRLRFMPTTTVVDSDPIFLRRIAQNLVSNAIKYTHRGGVAVGARRKGAMCWLSVYDTGMGIPAVDRNRIFDEFQRLTHDSATPGMGLGLSIVRRACAKLGHPISLSSEAMRGTVFRVGLPLVQALSDTPRLAVAPLPALRGRVALVVENDPEMRRAYQMILRDRLGMVPRIAGDTAEALATMGDEPPDVILADYHLENGDTGFAAIEALRAASDRPVPAVMVTAHRDPAISRRCAAMGIHLLEKPVSPPDLAEILGRLLA from the coding sequence ATGATGTTGCGTGACGACGATCCGCCCGACCGGCAGATCGCCAAGCTGACCCGCATCAACGCCGTCCTGATCGACCGGATCGACCGGCTGGAAGAATCACGCGGGTCCGCATGGTCGATGTTCCAGGCCGCCGTCGCGCTGGAGCAGGAGGTGCTGGCCCGCACGCGTGACCTGGAACGCGCGATGGCCGACCTGTCGCAAAGAAACCGCGAACTGGCCGTGGCCCGCGCCCTGGCCGAGGAGGCGAACCGGTCCAAGACCCGTTTCCTGCGCGCGGCCAGCCACGACCTGCTGCAGCCCCTGTCGGCGGCGCGCCTGTTCCTGTCGGCGCTGACCGACACGCCGATGGACCCGCACCAGACCGAACTGACCGACCGGCTTGGCAGTGCCTTCGAATCGGTCGAACAGCTGATGCATGCAGTGCTGGACATCTCGCGGCTGGACAGCCAGCGGATCGAGTTCAACCGGCAGCCCGTGCCGCTGGATGACCTGTTCCGCAGGCTGGCCGCCGAATTCGCGCCCGTGGCTCAGGCCAAGGGGTTGCGGCTGCGGTTCATGCCCACGACCACGGTCGTGGACAGCGACCCGATCTTCCTGCGCCGCATCGCGCAGAACCTGGTGTCGAACGCGATCAAGTACACCCATCGCGGCGGCGTCGCGGTGGGTGCGCGGCGCAAGGGAGCGATGTGCTGGCTGTCGGTCTATGACACCGGGATGGGCATTCCCGCCGTGGACCGCAACCGCATCTTTGACGAATTCCAGCGCCTGACTCATGACAGCGCGACGCCTGGCATGGGGCTGGGCCTGTCCATCGTGCGCCGGGCCTGCGCCAAGCTGGGCCATCCGATCAGCCTGTCGTCCGAGGCGATGCGCGGCACGGTGTTCCGCGTCGGCCTGCCCCTGGTGCAGGCGCTGTCGGACACACCGCGCCTTGCCGTCGCGCCGCTGCCCGCGCTGCGCGGCCGCGTGGCCCTGGTGGTCGAGAACGACCCCGAGATGCGCCGTGCCTATCAGATGATCCTGCGCGACCGGCTTGGCATGGTGCCCCGCATCGCCGGCGACACGGCCGAGGCGCTGGCCACGATGGGGGACGAACCCCCCGACGTGATCCTGGCCGATTACCACCTGGAGAACGGCGACACCGGGTTTGCCGCGATCGAGGCGCTGCGCGCCGCATCCGACCGGCCGGTGCCCGCGGTGATGGTGACGGCGCATCGCGATCCGGCGATTTCGCGGCGCTGCGCCGCCATGGGCATCCACCTGCTGGAAAAGCCCGTCAGCCCGCCAGACCTGGCCGAGATTCTGGGGCGTCTTCTGGCCTAA
- a CDS encoding FIST N-terminal domain-containing protein: MNTDPAAMEGASGPVAVQADRDGTDMVPTLLDGLRGTNPALVLLFGAQADDLAALQCGLAPHLPPDCVIAGCSSAGEIGPQGYASDSVVAIGFPARHFRAASLLLPDLAALPVSEWMAQLRQMARDFGPDPARHLFGLLLTDGLAGQEDALVATLDAALPSVPVLGGSAGDGLDFRRTSLLAQGAVQSGVAVFLLVETDLTIREVTFAHFSPTPTRAVVTAAIPEKRRILELNAEPAAQEYARLTGLRRADLTPSEFARHPLLLRMGGRHHVRAISAITDDDGLSLMSSIDTGTVLTLGRSEDLIQGFSDLLEALPTPPLMVLAFDCILRRLALERAGLTDRMSDLYRRHRVAGFNTYGEQHSGMHVNQTFVGLAFMRSDDVA, translated from the coding sequence ATGAACACCGACCCGGCTGCGATGGAGGGCGCATCCGGGCCGGTCGCTGTGCAGGCCGACCGCGACGGGACCGACATGGTTCCGACCCTGCTGGACGGCCTGCGCGGCACCAATCCCGCCTTGGTCCTGCTGTTCGGCGCGCAGGCGGACGACCTGGCCGCGCTGCAGTGCGGGCTGGCCCCCCACCTGCCGCCCGATTGCGTGATCGCCGGATGCTCGTCCGCCGGGGAGATCGGGCCGCAGGGCTATGCCAGCGACAGCGTGGTGGCGATCGGGTTTCCCGCGCGCCATTTCCGCGCCGCGTCCCTGCTGCTTCCGGACCTTGCCGCGCTGCCGGTGTCGGAATGGATGGCGCAGCTGCGCCAGATGGCGCGCGATTTCGGCCCCGATCCGGCGCGGCACCTGTTCGGCCTTCTGCTGACCGATGGCCTGGCCGGACAGGAGGACGCGCTGGTCGCCACGCTGGACGCGGCCCTGCCCTCGGTCCCGGTGCTGGGGGGGTCGGCGGGCGACGGTCTGGATTTCCGCCGCACCTCGCTGCTGGCCCAGGGCGCCGTGCAGTCGGGCGTCGCGGTCTTCCTGCTGGTCGAGACCGACCTGACCATCCGCGAGGTCACGTTCGCCCATTTCAGCCCCACCCCCACGCGCGCGGTGGTCACCGCCGCCATTCCCGAAAAACGCCGCATCCTGGAGCTGAACGCCGAACCCGCGGCCCAGGAATATGCCCGCCTGACCGGGTTGCGCCGCGCCGACCTGACGCCCAGCGAATTTGCCCGCCACCCCCTGCTGCTGCGCATGGGCGGGCGCCATCACGTGCGTGCCATCAGCGCCATCACAGACGACGACGGCCTGTCGCTGATGTCGTCCATCGACACCGGCACGGTCCTGACCCTCGGCCGGTCCGAGGATCTGATCCAGGGGTTTTCCGACCTGCTGGAGGCGCTGCCCACGCCGCCGCTGATGGTGCTGGCCTTCGACTGCATCCTGCGCCGGCTGGCACTGGAACGCGCGGGGCTGACCGACCGCATGTCGGACCTGTACCGCCGTCACCGCGTTGCGGGGTTCAACACCTATGGCGAACAGCACAGCGGCATGCATGTGAACCAGACATTCGTGGGCCTGGCCTTCATGAGGTCCGATGATGTTGCGTGA
- a CDS encoding response regulator transcription factor: MTAAAMQARPVPSARPTADQVREILIVDDHPLMCDALALTLKISFGLKNVRTARSLGAAVEQIRVQGAPDAVILDLNLPDARGAEGIVTLRRQLPGVPITMISADLEGAMISTAMAAGAQGYISKSLSREALVDSLRRMWEGEHVTPEGYQPDQDSADDDAKAELARRFSSLTPQQMKILRLICKGKANKEISYELSIAEATVKTHITAIMSKINARRRTQAVLLANSIRLFEAG; this comes from the coding sequence ATGACAGCAGCCGCCATGCAGGCGCGTCCCGTGCCGTCAGCGCGACCCACCGCCGACCAGGTCCGCGAGATCCTGATCGTCGACGACCACCCGCTGATGTGCGATGCGCTGGCACTGACGCTGAAGATCAGCTTTGGCCTGAAGAATGTCCGCACCGCGCGCAGCCTTGGCGCAGCGGTGGAACAGATCCGCGTGCAGGGTGCGCCCGATGCCGTAATCCTTGACTTGAACCTGCCCGACGCGCGCGGCGCCGAGGGCATCGTGACCCTGCGCCGCCAGCTTCCGGGCGTGCCGATCACCATGATCTCGGCCGATCTGGAGGGGGCGATGATCTCGACCGCGATGGCGGCCGGGGCACAGGGCTATATCAGCAAGTCGCTGTCGCGCGAGGCGCTGGTCGACAGCCTGCGCCGCATGTGGGAGGGCGAGCACGTCACCCCCGAGGGATACCAACCCGATCAGGACAGCGCGGACGACGACGCGAAGGCCGAACTGGCGCGGCGCTTTTCGTCGCTGACGCCTCAGCAGATGAAGATCCTGCGGCTGATCTGCAAGGGCAAGGCCAACAAGGAGATCAGCTACGAGCTGTCGATCGCCGAGGCCACGGTCAAGACCCACATCACGGCGATCATGTCCAAGATCAACGCCCGCCGCCGCACGCAGGCCGTGCTGCTGGCCAACTCGATCCGGCTGTTCGAGGCCGGCTGA
- a CDS encoding quinoprotein dehydrogenase-associated SoxYZ-like carrier, translating into MRLWLTLTAALLAVPAMAQDNALQPSPTWEELRGAVMDLDSDPPQDATVLDLDAPARAHDAAIVPIRLTQAADAPAIDALTLVIDENPAPVAAEYAFGPALMPLDFEVRVRVDSYSDVRAIATQADGTQVMAGRFVKAAGGCSAPAGKDMAATKATMGQMRWRSEVQDGEEIGTLMIRHPNFSGLQRDQVTLLNIPAHFIDRLDVRQGDALLFSMAAGISVSEDPVFRFRYQPDGQPINVRVEDTDGNVWTESFPPGERTVNKS; encoded by the coding sequence ATGAGACTGTGGCTGACCCTAACGGCGGCGTTGCTGGCCGTGCCCGCGATGGCGCAGGACAACGCGCTGCAACCATCGCCCACCTGGGAGGAGCTGCGCGGGGCGGTGATGGATTTGGACAGCGATCCGCCGCAGGACGCGACGGTGCTGGACCTGGACGCACCGGCCCGCGCCCATGACGCGGCCATTGTGCCCATCCGGCTGACGCAGGCGGCCGACGCCCCCGCCATCGACGCCCTGACCCTGGTCATCGACGAGAACCCTGCCCCCGTCGCCGCCGAATACGCCTTTGGTCCCGCGCTGATGCCCCTGGATTTCGAGGTGCGCGTCAGGGTCGACAGCTATTCTGACGTCCGCGCCATCGCGACCCAGGCCGACGGCACGCAGGTCATGGCCGGGCGCTTCGTCAAGGCCGCGGGCGGCTGTTCGGCGCCGGCGGGCAAGGACATGGCCGCGACCAAGGCGACCATGGGCCAGATGCGCTGGCGCAGCGAGGTTCAGGACGGAGAGGAGATCGGCACGCTGATGATCCGGCATCCGAACTTTTCAGGCCTTCAGCGCGACCAAGTGACGCTGCTGAACATCCCGGCCCATTTCATCGACCGCCTGGACGTGCGCCAAGGTGACGCACTGCTGTTCTCGATGGCGGCGGGGATCTCGGTCAGCGAGGATCCGGTGTTCCGCTTTCGCTATCAACCGGATGGCCAGCCGATCAACGTCCGGGTCGAGGATACGGACGGCAATGTCTGGACCGAAAGCTTTCCGCCGGGCGAACGAACGGTCAACAAAAGCTAG